In a single window of the Arthrobacter sp. StoSoilA2 genome:
- the map gene encoding type I methionyl aminopeptidase — translation MPSLASTAPIGTLTPGIISPERPVPASIPRPEYVGKKAPSKFTGSEVKSAETIEKIRIASRIAAQAIVEVGKHIQPGVTTDQLDKIGHEFLVDHNAYPSTLGYRGFPKSLCSSLNEVICHGIPDSTVVQDGDILNIDITAFIGGVHGDTNYTFLVGDVDEESRLLVERTQESLNRAIKAVAPGREINVIGRAIQSYAKRFGYGVVRDFTGHGVGEAFHTGLIIPHYDAAPAYNTVIEAGMVFTIEPMLTLGTIEWDMWSDDWTVVTRDHKRTAQFEHTLLVTETGAEILTLP, via the coding sequence ATGCCTTCTCTTGCTTCGACCGCACCCATCGGCACGCTCACTCCGGGAATCATCAGCCCCGAACGGCCCGTCCCGGCGTCGATCCCCCGCCCCGAGTACGTCGGCAAGAAGGCACCCAGCAAGTTCACCGGCTCCGAAGTGAAGTCTGCGGAGACCATCGAGAAGATCCGTATCGCCAGCAGGATTGCTGCCCAGGCCATCGTTGAAGTTGGCAAGCACATCCAGCCCGGCGTGACGACGGACCAGTTGGACAAGATTGGGCACGAGTTCCTTGTGGACCACAATGCCTACCCGTCCACGCTGGGCTACCGGGGCTTCCCGAAGTCTCTCTGCTCTTCCCTCAATGAAGTTATCTGCCACGGCATCCCCGATTCCACGGTGGTTCAGGATGGGGACATCCTGAACATTGACATCACCGCATTCATCGGTGGAGTGCATGGAGATACCAATTACACTTTCCTGGTTGGCGACGTGGACGAGGAATCCCGTTTGCTGGTTGAGCGTACGCAGGAGTCGCTCAACCGCGCCATCAAGGCCGTGGCCCCCGGCCGCGAAATCAACGTAATCGGCCGCGCGATCCAGTCCTACGCCAAGCGCTTCGGCTATGGCGTGGTACGGGATTTCACTGGCCACGGTGTTGGTGAGGCGTTCCACACGGGCCTCATCATTCCGCATTACGACGCAGCCCCGGCGTACAACACCGTGATCGAGGCAGGCATGGTCTTCACCATCGAACCCATGCTGACCCTTGGCACGATCGAATGGGATATGTGGTCCGACGACTGGACCGTCGTTACCAGGGACCACAAGCGCACGGCCCAATTCGAGCACACCCTGCTGGTCACCGAGACCGGCGCGGAAATCCTGACCCTTCCCTAG
- the nrdR gene encoding transcriptional regulator NrdR, which produces MYCPFCRNPDSRVVDSRMADDGTSIRRRRQCPECGRRFTTVETTSLSVIKRSGVGEPFSRIKVISGVRKACQGRPVTEDDLAMLAQEVEENIRSSGAAEIDAHEVGLAILGPLRKLDEVAYLRFASVYQAFESLEDFESAISLLRHEAEAHAKAGAKEAKGSGKSQL; this is translated from the coding sequence GTGTACTGTCCGTTCTGCCGGAATCCTGACTCGCGCGTCGTCGACAGCCGCATGGCTGACGACGGAACTTCCATCCGGCGCCGCCGGCAATGCCCTGAATGCGGGCGACGCTTCACCACGGTGGAAACCACCAGCCTGTCCGTCATCAAGCGTTCAGGAGTCGGGGAGCCGTTCAGCCGCATCAAAGTCATCAGCGGCGTCCGCAAAGCGTGCCAGGGCCGCCCTGTCACCGAAGACGATCTCGCCATGCTGGCGCAGGAAGTCGAGGAGAACATCCGCTCCTCGGGTGCCGCCGAAATCGACGCCCACGAAGTAGGCCTGGCCATTCTCGGTCCACTGCGGAAACTGGATGAGGTGGCGTACCTGCGGTTCGCCAGCGTCTATCAGGCATTCGAGTCGCTCGAAGACTTCGAATCCGCCATATCCTTGCTCCGGCATGAGGCCGAGGCCCACGCGAAAGCCGGCGCCAAGGAAGCCAAAGGCTCCGGGAAAAGCCAGCTCTAG
- a CDS encoding SPOR domain-containing protein: MTEYWYNVKTHEIEEDAMSDWTQLIGPYKTREEAEHALEKVKQRNDAWDAQDDD, translated from the coding sequence GTGACGGAGTACTGGTACAACGTCAAGACGCATGAGATCGAAGAGGACGCCATGTCCGATTGGACACAGCTGATTGGTCCTTACAAGACCAGGGAAGAAGCCGAGCACGCGCTGGAAAAGGTCAAGCAACGCAACGATGCCTGGGACGCCCAGGACGATGACTAG
- the dnaE gene encoding DNA polymerase III subunit alpha → MTSSNDSFVHLHTHTEYSMLDGAARLGELFDETERLGMPALATTDHGYLFGAFDFWRKATDKGIKPIIGVEAYVTPGTARGDKERVRWGDESQRKDDVSGGGSYTHMTLLSYNNVGMRNLFRASSIASLDSVFGKWPRLDRELLNTYSEGLIATTGCPSGEVQTRLRLGQYREALEAAAEFRDIFGAENYFCELMDHGLDIERRVTGDLLRLAKDLNLPLVATNDLHYTHEHDAKAHEALLAIQSGSTLLEPTYDNGGSRFAFSGSGYYLKSPQEMRELFRDHPDACDNTLLIAERCEVSFNTDANYMPRFPCPPGEDETSWLVKEVDKGLAYRYPQGVPDKVRKQADYELGVITSMGFPGYFLVVADFINWAKNNGIRVGPGRGSGAGSMVAYAMRITDLDPLQHGLIFERFLNPDRVSMPDFDVDFDDRRRSEVIDYVTKKYGDERVAMIVTYGTIKTKQALKDSSRVLGYPFSMGEQLTKALPPAVMAKDIPLADIQNPESKRYSEAGDFRQLIATDPEAAKVFETALGIEGLKRQWGVHAAGVIMSSDPIIDVIPIMRRFQDGQVITQFDYPTSEGLGLIKMDFLGLRNLTIISDALENIKMNRGVDLDLENLALDDAASYELLARGDTLGVFQLDGGPMRSLLKLMKPDNFEDISAVLALYRPGPMGANAHTDYALRKNGIQEVIPIHPELEEPLKEILGGTFGLIVYQEQVMAVAQKLAGYSLGQADILRRAMGKKKKSELDKQFAGFSQGMQDNGYSMAAVKTLWDILLPFSDYAFNKAHSAAYGVISYWTAYLKAHYAPEYMAALLTSVGDDKDKSAIYLNECRRMGITVLPPDVNESSLNFTPVGTDIRFGMGAIRNVGVNVVEAMVSARATEGSYTSFKDFLMKVPAVVCNKRTIESLIKAGAFDSLGHHRRALAMIHEEAIDSVITLKRNEAIGQFDLFAGFEDQEPEASLTTEIPDLPEWEKKDKLSFERDMLGLYVSDHPLQGLEGVLSQHAEQSITSIIAEDGPHDGAIVTIAGMITSLSRRIAKASGNAYARAEIEDLGGSMEVMFFGQVYGPIASVLAEDLIVVVKGRLQRRDDGAVTLNCMELSVPDLSESVNGPVVITIPTFKATEAVVTDLRDVLRTHRGNSEVRLKLMGDTKVEVMGLPVHMRVNPSPSLFGDLKVLLGPACLDN, encoded by the coding sequence GTGACTTCCAGCAATGATTCGTTCGTCCACCTGCACACCCACACCGAATACTCCATGCTGGATGGAGCGGCCCGACTGGGTGAGCTGTTCGATGAAACCGAACGCCTGGGGATGCCCGCCCTGGCCACCACTGATCACGGCTACCTCTTTGGTGCCTTCGATTTTTGGCGCAAGGCCACCGACAAGGGCATCAAGCCGATCATCGGTGTAGAAGCCTACGTAACCCCTGGTACGGCCCGGGGGGACAAAGAACGTGTCCGGTGGGGGGATGAGAGCCAGCGCAAGGACGACGTCTCCGGTGGTGGTTCCTACACCCACATGACGCTTCTGAGCTACAACAACGTTGGCATGCGGAACCTGTTCCGGGCTTCGTCCATTGCTTCATTGGATTCCGTCTTTGGCAAGTGGCCCCGCCTGGACCGGGAATTGCTCAATACGTACTCCGAGGGGCTTATTGCCACTACCGGATGCCCGTCCGGCGAAGTCCAGACCCGCCTTCGGCTTGGCCAGTACCGCGAGGCGCTGGAGGCCGCGGCAGAGTTCAGGGACATCTTTGGCGCGGAGAACTATTTCTGCGAGCTGATGGACCATGGCCTGGACATTGAACGCCGCGTCACCGGGGACCTCCTGCGCCTGGCCAAGGACCTGAACCTTCCCCTGGTGGCCACGAACGACCTCCACTACACGCACGAGCACGATGCGAAGGCGCACGAGGCACTGCTGGCCATTCAGTCCGGTTCCACGCTTCTTGAGCCCACGTACGACAACGGCGGATCCAGGTTTGCCTTCTCCGGCAGCGGCTACTACCTGAAATCCCCGCAGGAAATGCGTGAGCTTTTCCGTGATCACCCGGATGCCTGCGATAACACGCTGCTCATTGCCGAACGTTGCGAGGTGTCCTTCAACACCGACGCCAACTACATGCCGCGCTTTCCTTGCCCGCCGGGCGAGGACGAAACCTCCTGGCTGGTCAAGGAAGTGGACAAGGGGCTGGCCTACCGCTATCCGCAGGGCGTGCCGGACAAGGTGCGCAAGCAGGCTGACTACGAACTCGGGGTCATCACCTCGATGGGCTTCCCCGGGTACTTCCTCGTGGTGGCCGACTTCATCAACTGGGCCAAGAACAACGGGATCCGCGTTGGTCCGGGGCGTGGTTCCGGTGCAGGCTCCATGGTGGCCTACGCCATGCGTATTACCGACCTTGATCCGCTCCAGCACGGCCTGATCTTCGAGCGCTTCCTCAACCCGGACCGTGTCTCGATGCCTGACTTCGACGTCGACTTCGATGATCGCCGCCGCTCCGAGGTGATCGACTACGTCACGAAGAAGTACGGCGACGAGCGCGTGGCGATGATCGTCACGTATGGAACCATCAAGACCAAGCAGGCGCTCAAGGACTCCTCCCGTGTGCTTGGCTACCCGTTCAGCATGGGCGAGCAGTTGACCAAGGCCCTGCCGCCGGCCGTCATGGCCAAGGACATCCCACTGGCCGACATCCAGAACCCGGAGTCCAAGCGCTACAGCGAAGCAGGAGATTTCCGCCAGCTGATCGCCACGGACCCCGAGGCTGCCAAGGTCTTTGAGACTGCGCTGGGCATTGAGGGCCTGAAACGCCAATGGGGTGTCCATGCCGCCGGAGTCATCATGTCCTCGGACCCCATCATCGATGTCATTCCGATCATGCGCCGTTTCCAGGACGGCCAGGTTATTACCCAGTTCGATTACCCAACGTCCGAGGGCCTCGGCCTGATCAAGATGGACTTCCTGGGCCTCCGGAACCTCACGATCATTTCCGACGCCCTGGAAAACATCAAGATGAACCGCGGTGTCGACCTGGACCTGGAAAACCTCGCACTGGATGACGCCGCCTCCTACGAGCTCCTGGCGCGCGGTGACACCTTGGGCGTGTTCCAGCTCGACGGCGGGCCCATGCGGTCCCTGCTCAAACTCATGAAGCCTGACAACTTCGAAGACATCTCCGCTGTCCTTGCGCTGTACCGGCCTGGACCCATGGGCGCCAACGCCCACACCGACTACGCCCTGCGTAAAAACGGGATCCAGGAAGTAATTCCCATCCACCCGGAGTTGGAAGAACCGCTCAAGGAAATCCTGGGTGGGACATTCGGCCTGATCGTGTACCAGGAACAGGTTATGGCGGTGGCGCAGAAGCTTGCCGGCTACTCGCTGGGCCAAGCCGACATCCTGCGCCGTGCCATGGGCAAGAAGAAGAAGTCGGAGCTGGACAAGCAGTTCGCCGGCTTCTCCCAAGGCATGCAGGACAACGGCTACTCCATGGCCGCCGTCAAGACGCTCTGGGACATTCTGCTTCCGTTCTCCGACTACGCCTTCAATAAAGCGCACTCGGCCGCTTATGGGGTCATTTCTTACTGGACTGCCTACTTGAAGGCACATTATGCGCCCGAGTACATGGCTGCCCTGCTGACGTCCGTCGGTGATGACAAGGACAAGTCTGCGATCTATCTCAACGAGTGCCGCCGGATGGGCATTACCGTTCTTCCGCCGGACGTCAATGAATCCTCGTTGAACTTCACCCCTGTGGGAACGGACATCCGCTTCGGCATGGGGGCCATCCGAAACGTCGGCGTGAACGTGGTGGAAGCCATGGTCTCTGCGCGGGCCACGGAGGGCAGCTACACATCGTTCAAGGACTTCCTGATGAAGGTGCCTGCCGTTGTCTGCAACAAGCGCACGATCGAATCCTTGATCAAGGCCGGTGCCTTCGACTCGCTTGGACACCATCGCCGTGCTTTGGCCATGATCCACGAAGAAGCCATCGACTCCGTCATCACCCTCAAGCGCAATGAGGCAATCGGCCAGTTTGACCTCTTCGCCGGCTTCGAGGACCAGGAACCTGAAGCTTCGCTGACTACGGAAATTCCGGACCTTCCCGAATGGGAGAAGAAGGACAAGCTGTCCTTCGAGCGCGACATGCTCGGTCTCTATGTTTCGGATCACCCCTTGCAGGGCTTGGAAGGCGTCCTCAGCCAGCATGCGGAGCAGTCCATTACCTCTATCATCGCCGAGGACGGACCGCACGACGGCGCGATAGTCACCATCGCGGGCATGATCACCTCGTTGAGCCGCAGGATCGCCAAAGCCAGTGGCAACGCCTACGCCCGTGCCGAGATTGAAGACCTGGGCGGCTCCATGGAGGTCATGTTCTTCGGCCAGGTGTACGGTCCGATCGCCTCCGTCCTGGCTGAAGACCTGATCGTGGTGGTCAAGGGGCGCCTGCAGCGCAGGGACGATGGCGCCGTGACGCTGAACTGCATGGAACTCTCGGTGCCGGACCTCAGTGAGAGCGTGAACGGACCGGTGGTGATCACGATTCCGACGTTCAAGGCCACCGAGGCGGTGGTTACTGACCTTCGGGATGTGCTGCGGACACATCGGGGCAACTCAGAGGTCCGGCTCAAGCTCATGGGGGACACCAAGGTTGAGGTCATGGGGCTTCCCGTGCATATGCGAGTCAACCCCAGCCCATCGCTCTTTGGCGACCTGAAAGTCCTGTTGGGTCCGGCCTGCCTGGATAATTAG
- the panB gene encoding 3-methyl-2-oxobutanoate hydroxymethyltransferase, whose product MAPSNLPESTTPAEVPAPYGNGPAAAVQAPSTGAKKQVSRVRIHHLQQAKDNGEHFAMLTAYEQYTAEIFDQAGIEVLLVGDSASNNVFGNETSLPVTVDELLPLCRAVSRSAKRALVLADLPFGSYEVSTEQAVATGVRFLKEGLAHAVKIEGSAYYAETVKAMVQAGIPVMAHIGFTPQSEHSLGGYRVQGRGDDAQRLIEDAVALQDAGAFSVLMEMVPADTAAAVDAALRVPTVGIGAGKSTTGQVLVWQDMAGLRGGKMAKFVKQYADLRTTLTDAAAAFGEDVRSGGFPGPEHSF is encoded by the coding sequence ATGGCCCCAAGCAACCTCCCTGAGTCCACCACGCCCGCCGAAGTCCCCGCGCCCTATGGCAACGGTCCGGCGGCTGCAGTCCAGGCACCGTCAACGGGCGCCAAGAAACAGGTCAGCAGGGTGCGCATCCATCACCTTCAGCAGGCCAAGGACAACGGCGAACACTTCGCTATGCTCACCGCCTACGAGCAATACACCGCTGAGATCTTCGACCAAGCAGGGATCGAAGTCCTCCTGGTGGGTGACTCCGCGTCAAACAACGTCTTCGGCAACGAGACCAGCCTTCCCGTCACTGTGGACGAGCTGCTGCCCCTATGCCGGGCAGTAAGCCGTTCAGCCAAGCGCGCCCTGGTCCTGGCTGACCTGCCGTTTGGCAGCTACGAGGTTTCAACCGAGCAGGCAGTCGCCACCGGCGTGCGTTTCCTCAAGGAAGGATTGGCCCACGCGGTCAAAATCGAAGGCTCTGCATACTACGCGGAGACTGTGAAGGCCATGGTCCAGGCAGGCATTCCTGTCATGGCCCACATTGGATTCACTCCCCAAAGTGAACACTCCCTGGGTGGCTACCGGGTCCAAGGCAGGGGCGATGACGCCCAACGGCTGATCGAGGACGCAGTGGCGTTGCAGGACGCAGGCGCCTTCAGCGTCCTCATGGAAATGGTGCCCGCGGATACCGCTGCTGCCGTCGATGCCGCGTTGCGCGTACCGACGGTAGGCATCGGAGCCGGCAAGAGCACCACCGGCCAAGTGCTGGTCTGGCAGGACATGGCCGGACTGCGAGGGGGCAAGATGGCGAAGTTCGTCAAGCAGTATGCAGACCTTCGCACGACGCTCACGGATGCCGCCGCAGCCTTTGGAGAGGACGTCAGGTCCGGAGGATTCCCCGGACCTGAGCATTCCTTCTAA
- a CDS encoding flavin reductase family protein produces MASELSGFEKTFREMFRRHAAGVAIITANLNGKPFGFTATSVASLSAEPPRFTFNMARSSSSWPAIANASYIGVHMLGLENQALADRFAKTRDRFEGDHWEPGPYEVPILKDVAGWLVGKIQMRLSFENNAVVVVEVVDGQVGDDGAPLLYHGGGYSQPRPLDYEI; encoded by the coding sequence GTGGCAAGCGAACTATCCGGCTTCGAAAAGACGTTCAGGGAAATGTTTCGCCGCCATGCCGCCGGGGTGGCCATCATCACAGCAAACCTGAATGGCAAGCCCTTCGGCTTCACCGCCACCTCCGTTGCGTCCCTGTCCGCCGAACCGCCGCGTTTCACCTTCAACATGGCCCGAAGCTCAAGCTCCTGGCCGGCCATTGCCAATGCCAGCTACATTGGCGTGCACATGCTCGGACTGGAGAACCAGGCGCTGGCAGATCGTTTCGCCAAGACGCGGGACCGCTTCGAGGGAGACCACTGGGAGCCAGGTCCGTACGAAGTCCCCATTCTCAAGGACGTCGCAGGTTGGCTGGTGGGAAAGATCCAAATGCGGTTGTCGTTTGAGAACAACGCCGTTGTGGTCGTGGAGGTCGTGGACGGCCAGGTGGGCGACGACGGCGCTCCCCTGCTCTATCACGGTGGCGGCTACAGCCAGCCGAGGCCGCTGGACTACGAAATCTAG
- a CDS encoding polyphosphate--glucose phosphotransferase: MSKKDEKTHKNAPLIGIDIGGTGIKGGIVDLKKGKLIGERFRVPTPQPATPEAVAEVVAEIVEELSSRPDAPAADSPVGVTFPGIIQHGVVNSAANVDKSWLGTDIDKKFTERLGRPVEVINDADAAGLAEARYGAGEGVDGTVLVITLGTGIGSAFIFNGQLVPNAELGHLEVDGFDAETKASAVARERDGLSWDEYGVLLNRYLQHVEFLFSPELFIIGGGISKRSDEYFPHLQLRTNIVTAKLKNDAGIVGAALEVALHHKLAK; the protein is encoded by the coding sequence TTGTCCAAGAAGGATGAGAAGACCCACAAGAACGCTCCGCTGATCGGAATCGACATCGGCGGCACGGGTATCAAAGGCGGCATCGTCGACCTCAAGAAGGGCAAGCTGATCGGCGAACGCTTCCGGGTTCCCACGCCGCAGCCAGCCACCCCCGAAGCAGTTGCCGAAGTTGTGGCAGAAATCGTCGAAGAACTGTCCAGCCGCCCTGACGCTCCTGCGGCGGATTCCCCTGTGGGTGTCACCTTCCCGGGCATCATCCAGCACGGTGTGGTCAACTCTGCCGCAAATGTGGACAAGTCCTGGCTGGGCACCGACATCGACAAGAAGTTTACTGAGCGACTGGGCCGACCCGTCGAAGTCATCAACGATGCCGACGCCGCCGGTCTCGCAGAGGCCCGCTACGGCGCGGGTGAGGGCGTGGACGGCACCGTCCTGGTCATCACGCTCGGAACCGGAATCGGCTCCGCCTTCATCTTCAACGGTCAATTGGTTCCCAACGCCGAGCTAGGCCACCTTGAGGTGGACGGATTCGACGCCGAAACCAAGGCATCAGCCGTGGCGCGCGAACGCGATGGCTTGAGCTGGGACGAGTACGGCGTCCTGCTTAACCGCTACCTGCAGCACGTCGAGTTCCTGTTCTCCCCCGAACTTTTCATCATCGGTGGCGGCATCTCCAAGCGTTCGGATGAATACTTCCCGCACCTGCAATTGCGCACCAACATTGTCACCGCCAAGTTGAAGAACGACGCCGGCATTGTCGGTGCCGCCCTTGAAGTCGCCTTGCACCACAAGCTGGCAAAGTAA
- the hisD gene encoding histidinol dehydrogenase, which produces MTTSSDTSAPAAASLNFRSIDFRGRHLSLAELRAAVPRAKHQTMADAEQKVLDIMGAVRSRGFAALAELARNFDGVEQSHPRVPAEALAKALADIDPTVRAALEESISRARQFADQQRPANVDVALADGAVVSQNWIPVGRVGLYVPGGLAPLASSVIMNVVPAVAAGVESIALASPPQKDFGGLPHPTILAAAALLGIDEVYAIGGAQAVISFAYGIPGSEGVPPIEPVDLVTGPGNIFVATAKRLVKGVVGIDSEAGTTEIAILADSTAHPALVAADLISQAEHDPKAASVLVTDSADLADAVVGELARQAAATKHSARVLEALSGPQSGVVLVDDLEQGIAVCNAYAAEHLEIMTADAPAVAARIRNAGAIFVGDYSPVSLGDYCAGSNHVLPTSGTAAFSSGLNVTTFLRAVQVINYSRAALEQVSGHIVSLACAEDLPGHGDAVRIRFSGRS; this is translated from the coding sequence GTGACCACTTCTTCGGATACTTCCGCCCCTGCCGCTGCCTCCTTGAATTTCCGCAGTATCGATTTCCGCGGCCGCCACCTCTCACTGGCTGAGCTGCGCGCTGCGGTACCCAGGGCGAAGCATCAGACGATGGCGGACGCGGAGCAGAAGGTCCTGGACATCATGGGAGCCGTCCGCAGCCGCGGTTTTGCCGCTCTGGCGGAACTTGCAAGGAATTTCGACGGCGTTGAACAGTCCCACCCGCGTGTACCGGCGGAGGCACTTGCCAAGGCCCTGGCCGACATTGATCCGACTGTCCGCGCCGCGCTGGAAGAGTCGATCAGCCGGGCAAGGCAATTCGCCGACCAGCAGCGTCCAGCCAATGTTGACGTCGCTTTGGCTGATGGCGCGGTTGTCAGCCAGAACTGGATTCCCGTGGGCCGTGTTGGGTTGTATGTCCCCGGTGGTCTGGCGCCCCTGGCATCCTCGGTGATCATGAACGTTGTTCCCGCCGTTGCTGCAGGTGTCGAATCCATCGCCCTGGCGTCGCCGCCCCAAAAGGACTTCGGTGGACTCCCGCACCCCACCATCCTTGCCGCGGCAGCGCTGCTGGGAATCGATGAGGTCTATGCAATTGGCGGTGCCCAGGCAGTCATTTCGTTTGCCTACGGCATCCCCGGTTCGGAGGGCGTACCTCCCATCGAGCCCGTGGATCTCGTCACGGGGCCCGGCAATATCTTCGTCGCCACTGCCAAGAGGCTGGTGAAGGGAGTCGTTGGCATCGACTCCGAGGCAGGAACTACCGAGATCGCTATCCTGGCCGATTCCACTGCCCACCCCGCGCTGGTGGCTGCCGACCTCATCAGCCAGGCCGAGCACGATCCCAAAGCCGCCTCTGTCCTGGTGACGGACTCCGCAGACCTGGCGGACGCCGTCGTGGGTGAATTGGCACGGCAGGCAGCGGCCACGAAGCACAGCGCACGTGTCCTTGAGGCACTTTCCGGTCCACAATCGGGTGTAGTGCTGGTGGATGACCTGGAACAGGGGATTGCGGTGTGCAACGCCTATGCCGCTGAGCACCTTGAAATCATGACGGCGGATGCACCGGCCGTGGCGGCGCGGATCCGCAACGCGGGCGCCATTTTCGTGGGGGACTACAGCCCTGTGAGCCTCGGCGACTATTGTGCCGGGTCCAATCACGTCCTGCCCACGAGCGGTACGGCTGCCTTCTCCTCGGGGCTGAACGTCACCACCTTCCTGCGCGCAGTGCAGGTCATCAACTACAGCCGTGCGGCTCTGGAGCAGGTCAGTGGCCACATCGTGAGTTTGGCCTGCGCGGAGGATCTTCCGGGCCATGGGGATGCGGTCAGGATCCGCTTCAGCGGTCGAAGCTGA
- a CDS encoding SDR family oxidoreductase, whose amino-acid sequence MIDNDAVRETAIVTGASRGIGAAVALAAARKGYGVVVNYSSDAPGADDVVGKILAEGGQAMAVQADVSQPADVGRLFDAAAAWGPVTAVINNAAITGNLIGTLAEVPAAIVQRVMDVNVSGMIFMCQEAVRRLSTDHGGPGGSVINISSTATKAGSPGTWVHYAASKGAVDVLTVGLAAEVAKQGIRVNAVAPGSTNTGLHAAAGMPDRVERLNPTIPMGRGAEPEEVAAAVMWLMSGEAGYITGAVLPVSGGR is encoded by the coding sequence GTGATCGACAACGACGCCGTACGTGAAACCGCAATCGTCACCGGCGCCAGCCGGGGCATTGGAGCAGCCGTAGCGCTTGCTGCCGCCCGGAAAGGGTACGGCGTCGTCGTCAACTACTCCTCGGACGCCCCCGGCGCCGATGACGTTGTGGGGAAGATCCTCGCCGAAGGGGGTCAGGCGATGGCCGTGCAGGCCGACGTCAGCCAGCCCGCCGACGTCGGGCGTTTGTTCGACGCGGCCGCCGCATGGGGTCCCGTAACAGCGGTCATCAACAACGCGGCCATCACGGGCAACCTGATTGGAACACTGGCGGAGGTCCCTGCCGCGATAGTGCAGCGCGTCATGGACGTGAACGTCTCCGGCATGATCTTCATGTGCCAGGAAGCTGTCCGCAGACTCTCTACCGACCACGGCGGTCCGGGTGGTTCCGTCATCAACATTTCATCGACAGCAACAAAGGCCGGTTCCCCCGGCACCTGGGTTCACTACGCGGCGTCGAAAGGTGCCGTGGACGTTCTGACGGTTGGCCTGGCAGCGGAAGTGGCCAAGCAGGGCATTCGCGTCAATGCCGTCGCTCCCGGCAGCACGAACACCGGACTCCACGCAGCTGCAGGAATGCCCGACCGCGTGGAGAGGCTCAATCCAACCATTCCCATGGGCCGGGGCGCTGAACCTGAAGAGGTGGCCGCGGCTGTGATGTGGTTAATGTCCGGCGAGGCCGGCTACATTACTGGGGCAGTCCTCCCAGTATCCGGCGGCCGCTAG